From one Henningerozyma blattae CBS 6284 chromosome 1, complete genome genomic stretch:
- the EMC1 gene encoding Emc1p (similar to Saccharomyces cerevisiae YCL045C; ancestral locus Anc_1.29), with the protein MQRIYILTKIFNILSLQKHYKAKMRFIQSFWLSIIIHVLKLTLVKAVYEDEAYITDWQLQNIGHYNCIMDDPPNNRFFVLSASDQDDEFSKLSVINQLTGEVILRTNLKYKIVDSMIDINETMLVLKDKSGKFISFNTETLFEIEILNEFENFKTSCTEFDPKLQHNIKIIDNEILFVEDAKDTLRITLPPKFQKIEFLSTDNSTNLKVLAATEGEIYYYYSIVDNKLKTTWTKDESIANIVDYVFIDIKSTSLDSVAEQIKYETMSSSIFEAYLVRISKNFNRLSKFLKENNYNPGQILTKLITFDNDDDEAQYLIEQDMKFGFLKSLTVVDSNGRISAIDVMKGLAIWNIETELNNVIAMEFNESEGNLYVFAANGLYKSYKISNGMLMGKSTEGTLSKNISDDVIVEKLERLGNSNLYYVKISQSNEKLVVDLSKKKGVEDTNNIDKDENTIYICDHDSQGVYGYIINQKYQIKQSWKHNLNENEELISFATKDTDPIVNIGVILGDRSVLYKYLYPNLASYIIHNNDSNQLILNVIDTITGEILYSQVQNDVFDSTSPVTMVFGEYWIIYSYFSNEPIPEQKIVVVELYESLIPNESKSNSSMTIDPTEGIFKPSAITAAFFFPEQIKQMALSHTKFDITTKAILLELVNGQLTYLPKSILNPRRKPEELMTDADKKEFMAAPYIPTLPINDHFVISHFRQILSGKNGKLVSVPTNLESTSSVCLLGYDLFCTRITPSGPFDVLSPTFEKFNLLGTVILLVTLCLFLRPYVASRRLKTAWFVRG; encoded by the coding sequence atGCAGCGAATTTACatattaacaaaaatatttaacatTCTCAGTCTGCAAAAACACTACAAAGCAAAAATGAGGTTTATACAGAGTTTTTGGTtgagtattattattcacGTCCTAAAACTAACCCTAGTTAAGGCGGTTTACGAGGATGAAGCTTACATAACGGACTGGCAACTACAAAACATTGGTCACTATAATTGTATTATGGATGACCCCCCAAATAATAGATTCTTTGTTTTATCTGCCAGTGACCAGGATGatgaattttctaaattatcaGTTATTAACCAATTGACTGGGGAGGTTATCTTAAGAACCAATTTGAAGTATAAGATCGTTGATTCAATGAtagatattaatgaaacaaTGCTTGTTTTAAAGGATAAAAGTGGTAAGTTTATAAGTTTTAACACTGAAACATTATTTGAGATTGAAATACtgaatgaatttgaaaattttaagaCTTCTTGTACTGAGTTTGACCCAAAATTACAGcataatatcaaaattattgacAACGAGATCTTATTCGTTGAAGATGCAAAGGATACATTACGTATTACATTACCAcccaaatttcaaaaaattgaattcttATCTACAGATAATTCTACTAATTTGAAAGTCTTAGCTGCCACCGAAGGAGAAatatattactattattcaattgttgATAATAAGTTGAAAACTACTTGGACTAAAGATGAGTCTATTGCAAATATAGTTGACTACgtttttattgatattaaatctACTTCATTAGATTCAGTTGCtgaacaaataaaatatgaaacAATGTCTTCCAGTATTTTCGAAGCTTATTTGGTAAGAATctctaaaaattttaatagaCTATCGAAATTTCTaaaggaaaataattataatccAGGTCAGATCTTAACAAAACTAATTActtttgataatgatgatgatgaagcaCAATATTTGATAGAACAAGATATGAAGTTCGGATTTTTAAAATCGTTAACTGTTGTAGATTCAAATGGCAGAATTAGTGCAATTGATGTAATGAAAGGGTTAGCTATTTGGAATATTGAAACAGAACTGAACAATGTAATTGCCATGGAATTCAATGAGTCAGAAGGCAATTTGTATGTTTTTGCTGCCAATGGTTTATATAAATCCTATAAAATTTCTAATGGTATGCTAATGGGTAAATCAACTGAAGGAACTCtaagtaaaaatatttcagatGATGTAAtagttgaaaaattagaaagaTTAGGCAATTCAAACCTGTATTATGTTAAAATTTCACAATCTAATGAAAAACTAGTTGTCgatttatcaaaaaaaaagggaGTTGAAGacacaaataatatagataAAGATGAGAATacaatttatatttgtgATCATGATTCTCAAGGAGTATACGgctatattattaatcaaaaatatcagATTAAGCAATCTTGGAAACATAATTTAAacgaaaatgaagaattaatttctttcgCAACTAAGGATACTGATCCTATCGTAAATATTGGTGTTATATTAGGCGACAGATCTGttctttataaatatttataccCAAACTTAGCAAGTTACATCATTCATAACAATGATTCCAATCAACTTATTTTAAATGTTATCGATACTATTACTGgtgaaatattatattctcAAGTGCAGAATGATGTTTTTGATTCAACTTCTCCAGTTACAATGGTATTTGGTGAATATTGgataatttattcttatttcaGTAATGAACCAATTCCAGAGCAAAAAATAGTTGTAGTTGAATTATATGAATCATTAATACCAAATGAATCtaaatctaattcatcaatgACAATCGATCCAACTGAAGGAATATTTAAACCATCTGCAATTACTGCTGCATTCTTTTTTCCGGaacaaattaaacaaaTGGCTTTGTCACATACAAAGTTTGATATTACAACTAAGGCGATATTGCTTGAGTTAGTAAATGGCCAATTGACATATTTACCTAAGAGTATATTAAACCCTAGACGTAAACCAGAGGAACTAATGACAGATGCAGATAAGAAGGAATTCATGGCGGCTCCTTACATTCCAACATTGCCCATTAATGATCATTTTGTTATTTCTCATTTTAGACAGATCTTAAGTGGGAAAAATGGAAAGCTTGTTTCTGTTCCAACTAACTTAGAATCCACTTCAAGTGTTTGTTTATTAGGATATGATTTATTCTGTACAAGAATAACACCATCAGGCCCATTTGATGTTCTAAGCCCaacatttgaaaaatttaatctATTGGGTACAGTTATTTTACTAGTTACACTTTGCCTTTTCTTGCGTCCATATGTAGCTTCGAGAAGATTAAAGACTGCTTGGTTCGTTAGAGGATAG